One part of the Bacillus sp. FJAT-45350 genome encodes these proteins:
- the sdaAB gene encoding L-serine ammonia-lyase, iron-sulfur-dependent subunit beta yields the protein MKYRTVFDIIGPVMIGPSSSHTAGAARIGRVARTLFGRKPTWTNISFYGSFASTYRGHGTDVAIVGGILDFDTFDDRIKDSLQIAKQSGIKVNFEVEDAIPNHPNTARIVIGDEKEQLELVGISIGGGKIEITELNGFELKLSGNHPAILVVHDDRYGVIANVSNNLAKHEINIGHMEVSRKEKGQEALMVIEVDQNVEESLLSEMEKLPHIYKVTKIHD from the coding sequence ATGAAATACAGAACAGTTTTTGATATTATAGGACCAGTTATGATTGGTCCCTCGAGTTCCCATACAGCTGGTGCCGCAAGGATAGGGCGAGTGGCTAGAACTCTCTTTGGTCGTAAGCCTACTTGGACGAATATTTCATTTTATGGTTCGTTTGCTAGCACATATAGAGGACATGGTACTGATGTGGCAATAGTTGGTGGTATCTTAGATTTTGATACGTTTGATGACCGTATAAAAGATTCTTTACAAATCGCTAAACAGTCAGGTATAAAGGTTAATTTTGAGGTGGAGGATGCGATACCAAACCATCCAAACACAGCGAGAATTGTCATAGGTGATGAAAAAGAACAGCTAGAATTAGTAGGGATATCAATTGGTGGCGGAAAAATTGAAATTACTGAACTTAATGGGTTTGAATTAAAGCTTTCGGGTAACCACCCTGCGATTTTAGTTGTTCATGATGATCGCTACGGTGTCATTGCAAATGTTTCGAACAACTTGGCGAAACATGAAATAAATATAGGACATATGGAAGTTTCACGTAAGGAAAAGGGACAAGAGGCATTAATGGTAATCGAAGTAGACCAAAATGTTGAAGAGTCCTTGCTAAGTGAAATGGAGAAGCTTCCACATATTTATAAAGTAACAAAAATTCATGACTAG
- the pknB gene encoding Stk1 family PASTA domain-containing Ser/Thr kinase, translated as MQNKRINGRYQILETIGGGGMANVYKARDVILDRDVAVKVLQPQFSGDEEFIKRFRREAQAASSLAHPNVVNIYDVGEEEDVYYIVMEYVEGVTLKELIQKNGALPLEDVVDIMSQVTSAISHAHANHIIHRDIKPHNILISHSGDAKVTDFGIARAISSATITHTNSVMGSVHYLSPEQARGGLVTYKSDIYSLGIVLYEMVTGKLPFDGDTAVSIAIKHLQDEIPIPKELNPSLPQSIENIILKSTVKDPFHRFETVQEMEQEITISLSPERKDVAKFQIPLDDVEATKAIPIIKEGMFPEDDLDKTIEVRAPDASTKIVNNDSHKNLKSKKKPRAKKWLTILLVLMFLTVGSAIAAFAILPNLLKVDDVEVVDVIGMEYEEAKDLLEDLGFTVEREDTFDEDMEENHVVRQNPVAGRVVKAHTTTVTLFVSVGRETEEMQNFVGLQKNDVERMLERFENYEFKPRETTERSPGTIVTQDPAANTPVIVEETTVILTYSVEPTVSLENLQGRKEQDVRDYFHNNGLIGIYSYQYSNTVEEGRVKSQSVTPFTRLKKGSEVKIEISKGPEPVPEPKVREGKVEVAINIPETDHGMSTRVRITYIDSTTDNEIVSVDKEISESETFQISLKVSEEKPATIFIYENGNIEDTRTIRYSDL; from the coding sequence ATGCAAAATAAACGAATAAATGGTCGCTATCAAATATTAGAAACAATAGGCGGCGGTGGAATGGCGAACGTGTACAAGGCACGAGATGTTATTCTTGACCGTGATGTTGCTGTTAAAGTACTTCAACCCCAATTTTCAGGTGATGAAGAATTTATTAAACGTTTCCGTCGTGAAGCGCAAGCGGCATCAAGCTTAGCACATCCTAACGTTGTAAATATTTATGATGTAGGGGAAGAAGAAGATGTTTATTATATTGTAATGGAATATGTTGAGGGTGTAACCTTAAAGGAGTTAATTCAAAAAAATGGAGCATTACCGCTTGAGGATGTAGTCGATATTATGTCTCAAGTGACTTCAGCTATTTCTCATGCTCATGCTAATCATATAATTCATAGGGATATAAAGCCTCATAATATTTTAATTAGTCATTCAGGTGATGCGAAAGTAACAGATTTTGGAATTGCTAGGGCAATATCCTCTGCAACTATTACACATACAAATTCCGTAATGGGATCAGTTCATTATTTATCGCCTGAACAAGCTAGAGGAGGACTTGTTACTTATAAGTCAGATATTTATTCTTTAGGGATTGTTTTATATGAAATGGTAACAGGAAAGCTTCCGTTTGATGGCGATACGGCTGTCTCGATTGCTATTAAGCATTTACAGGATGAGATTCCTATTCCAAAAGAGCTTAATCCTAGTCTGCCTCAAAGTATTGAAAATATTATCTTAAAATCAACAGTAAAAGACCCATTTCATCGATTTGAAACTGTACAGGAGATGGAGCAAGAAATCACTATTTCTTTATCACCAGAACGAAAAGATGTAGCTAAATTTCAAATTCCTTTAGATGATGTTGAAGCAACAAAAGCGATACCTATTATTAAAGAGGGAATGTTTCCTGAGGATGATTTAGACAAGACAATTGAGGTTAGAGCTCCTGATGCTAGTACTAAGATTGTCAACAATGATTCTCATAAGAATCTTAAATCAAAAAAGAAGCCAAGAGCGAAAAAATGGCTAACGATTCTGTTAGTATTGATGTTTCTTACAGTCGGTTCGGCAATAGCGGCATTTGCTATATTACCTAACCTATTAAAAGTTGATGATGTAGAAGTAGTAGACGTTATAGGGATGGAGTATGAAGAAGCAAAAGACCTTCTTGAAGACTTAGGGTTTACTGTTGAGAGGGAAGATACTTTTGATGAAGATATGGAAGAAAACCATGTTGTAAGACAAAATCCTGTCGCAGGAAGGGTTGTTAAAGCCCATACAACAACAGTTACTCTTTTTGTAAGTGTAGGGAGAGAGACTGAAGAAATGCAAAACTTTGTAGGTCTTCAAAAGAATGATGTGGAACGTATGCTAGAACGTTTTGAAAATTATGAATTTAAGCCAAGAGAGACTACTGAACGTTCTCCTGGTACGATTGTTACGCAGGATCCTGCTGCAAACACACCAGTTATAGTTGAAGAAACAACTGTTATTTTAACTTATAGTGTAGAGCCTACAGTAAGCCTAGAAAATCTACAAGGACGTAAGGAACAGGATGTACGAGATTATTTCCATAACAATGGATTAATTGGTATTTACTCATATCAATATTCAAATACGGTAGAAGAAGGGCGGGTGAAATCCCAGTCGGTAACTCCTTTTACTAGATTAAAAAAAGGCTCTGAAGTAAAGATAGAAATATCAAAAGGACCCGAGCCTGTTCCAGAACCGAAAGTGCGTGAAGGGAAAGTAGAGGTTGCTATTAATATTCCAGAAACGGATCATGGAATGTCAACACGTGTAAGAATAACCTATATTGATTCAACGACAGATAATGAAATTGTTTCAGTAGATAAGGAGATTTCAGAATCGGAAACGTTCCAAATTTCATTAAAAGTAAGTGAAGAAAAGCCGGCAACAATTTTTATTTATGAAAATGGAAATATTGAGGATACAAGAACTATTAGATATTCTGATTTATAA
- the rsgA gene encoding ribosome small subunit-dependent GTPase A: MATGKIIKALSGFYYVKNDEGTFQCRGRGNFRNRNIKPLVGDEVEFQVENKTDGYILDVFERDNELVRPPISNIDQGILVFSAIEPNFSSHLLNRFLVHLEANRIEPLICISKLDLLNDKQNEEIEKYKENYEKIGYTVILTSTITKKGLEEIQPFLDDKVSVIAGQSGVGKSSLLNGIRPDLKIETNEISTHLGRGKHTTRHVELLPIGNGLVADTPGFSSLDFIDIEAEELSDYFLEMRERSGGCKFRGCTHTSEPKCAVKDALERNEILQYRYDDYVQFLEEIKSQKRRY; encoded by the coding sequence ATGGCAACCGGAAAGATTATCAAGGCTCTAAGTGGTTTTTATTATGTGAAAAATGATGAAGGTACGTTTCAATGCCGGGGAAGGGGGAACTTTCGAAATAGGAATATTAAGCCTCTCGTTGGTGATGAAGTAGAGTTTCAGGTAGAAAACAAAACGGATGGTTATATTCTTGATGTATTTGAACGTGATAATGAGTTAGTACGCCCACCAATTTCTAATATAGATCAAGGGATTCTAGTTTTTTCAGCAATTGAACCAAATTTCAGTTCTCATTTATTAAACCGTTTTCTTGTTCATTTAGAGGCTAATCGAATTGAGCCATTAATCTGTATAAGTAAACTAGACCTACTAAATGATAAACAAAATGAAGAAATAGAAAAATATAAAGAAAATTACGAAAAGATTGGCTACACTGTTATCTTAACTTCTACAATTACGAAAAAGGGACTTGAAGAAATACAACCTTTCTTAGATGACAAAGTTAGTGTGATAGCTGGACAGTCTGGAGTTGGAAAGTCTTCTTTATTGAACGGAATAAGGCCAGATCTAAAAATAGAAACTAATGAAATTTCAACACATTTAGGACGAGGGAAGCATACTACAAGACACGTAGAACTTCTCCCGATTGGTAATGGACTTGTAGCAGATACACCAGGTTTTAGTTCATTAGATTTCATTGATATTGAAGCAGAAGAGTTATCTGATTATTTTTTAGAAATGCGTGAACGCTCAGGAGGGTGTAAATTCAGAGGTTGTACTCATACATCTGAACCAAAATGTGCTGTAAAAGATGCTCTTGAAAGAAATGAAATTTTACAGTATCGATATGACGATTATGTTCAGTTCTTAGAAGAAATTAAAAGTCAAAAGCGGAGGTACTAA
- a CDS encoding DAK2 domain-containing protein, which produces MSVKEIKGQLLAQMFIEGGANLTKHANIVDALNVFPVPDGDTGTNMKLSITSGVNEVKQKSTDRVSEVATSFSKGLLMGARGNSGVILSQLFRGFAKGVENKDKVNAEELAKAFELGVSMAYKAVMKPVEGTILTVAKDAANAAVKLAKNEKDILLVMEEIVSEGRNSLKRTPDLLPVLKEVGVVDSGGQGLLYIYEGFLAILSGKELSDTQPVQPSMNDLVNIEHHNAQSMLSTDEIEFGYCTEVMVKFDAEKVSKTPFNETEFRDSLDKLGDSLLVVSDEDLLKIHIHAEQPGEVITSAQQFGSLINVKIENMREQHTHLLEETKAVYGEAVEQPKEKQPFGVVTVAMGEGIEELFKSVGANVVIQGGQTMNPSTEDIVKAIKEANAEKVVVLPNNSNIIMAAEQAVDVSDTDVVVVPTKSVPQGLSALLAFNPSQSLESNASLMEKAMGDVKTGQVTFAVRDTNLEGIEIKKDDFMGIEEKKIISSGPSLLEVTKELIDKMVDDESEIITLIWGEGASEEDAAEVVSYIEEKNEEVEVEVHEGKQPLYSFILAVE; this is translated from the coding sequence GTGTCAGTAAAGGAAATTAAAGGTCAATTATTAGCTCAAATGTTTATTGAAGGTGGGGCTAATCTAACAAAACATGCAAATATAGTGGACGCCTTAAATGTTTTCCCTGTACCCGATGGTGATACAGGGACAAATATGAAATTGTCAATCACATCAGGTGTAAATGAGGTTAAGCAAAAATCTACAGACCGAGTTAGTGAAGTAGCTACTTCATTTTCAAAAGGTTTATTAATGGGAGCAAGAGGGAATTCCGGTGTTATTCTTTCTCAGCTTTTTCGAGGTTTTGCTAAAGGCGTTGAGAATAAGGATAAGGTAAATGCAGAAGAATTAGCAAAAGCCTTTGAACTTGGTGTAAGCATGGCGTATAAAGCAGTTATGAAACCTGTAGAGGGAACGATTTTGACTGTTGCGAAAGATGCTGCTAATGCAGCTGTAAAATTAGCTAAGAATGAAAAGGATATCCTACTTGTGATGGAGGAAATCGTTAGCGAGGGAAGAAACTCTTTAAAACGAACGCCTGATCTTTTACCTGTTTTAAAAGAAGTAGGAGTAGTTGATTCTGGTGGACAAGGACTTCTGTACATTTATGAAGGTTTTTTAGCTATACTAAGTGGAAAAGAGTTATCTGATACCCAGCCTGTACAACCTTCAATGAATGATTTAGTTAATATTGAGCACCACAACGCTCAAAGTATGCTTTCTACAGATGAGATTGAGTTCGGTTATTGTACTGAGGTAATGGTTAAGTTTGATGCTGAAAAAGTGTCAAAAACTCCTTTTAATGAAACTGAATTTAGAGATAGCCTTGATAAACTTGGAGATTCTCTACTAGTCGTTTCTGATGAAGACTTATTAAAAATTCATATTCATGCTGAACAACCAGGGGAAGTTATTACGTCAGCCCAACAATTTGGAAGCCTAATCAATGTGAAAATTGAAAACATGCGTGAACAGCATACTCATTTATTAGAAGAAACGAAAGCTGTCTATGGTGAAGCGGTCGAGCAACCAAAAGAAAAGCAGCCTTTTGGTGTTGTAACAGTTGCCATGGGTGAAGGAATTGAGGAATTGTTTAAAAGTGTAGGGGCAAATGTAGTTATCCAAGGTGGACAAACGATGAACCCAAGCACTGAGGATATAGTAAAAGCAATTAAGGAAGCAAATGCTGAGAAGGTAGTCGTGTTACCTAACAACTCAAATATTATAATGGCAGCTGAACAAGCGGTAGATGTAAGTGATACCGATGTCGTTGTTGTACCTACAAAATCAGTACCACAAGGTTTATCGGCACTACTTGCCTTTAATCCAAGTCAGTCATTAGAAAGCAATGCATCTTTAATGGAAAAAGCTATGGGTGATGTGAAGACTGGTCAGGTTACTTTTGCTGTTCGCGATACGAACCTAGAAGGTATTGAAATAAAAAAAGATGACTTTATGGGTATTGAGGAAAAGAAGATTATTAGCTCAGGACCTTCTTTATTAGAAGTTACAAAAGAACTAATTGACAAAATGGTTGATGATGAGTCAGAAATCATAACGTTAATTTGGGGCGAAGGTGCATCAGAAGAAGATGCAGCTGAAGTTGTTTCTTATATAGAGGAAAAGAATGAAGAGGTAGAAGTTGAGGTACATGAAGGAAAACAACCGCTTTATTCATTTATCCTTGCAGTAGAATAG
- the spoVM gene encoding stage V sporulation protein SpoVM: protein MKFYTIKLPKFLGGFVRAILGSFKKG from the coding sequence ATGAAATTTTATACGATTAAGCTGCCCAAGTTTTTAGGTGGATTTGTAAGAGCAATTTTAGGTTCATTCAAAAAGGGATAA
- a CDS encoding Asp23/Gls24 family envelope stress response protein codes for MSIEMKTQNGVIDVSKDVVATIAGGAAIDCYGIVGMASRKQIKDGITELLGKENFRRGVVIREEEEEVHIDMYIIVSYGTKISEVAYNVQTKVKYQLEQMLGLDVDSVNIFVQGVRVTNP; via the coding sequence ATGTCAATTGAAATGAAAACACAAAATGGTGTCATCGATGTATCGAAAGACGTTGTTGCTACCATTGCAGGCGGAGCAGCAATTGATTGTTACGGTATTGTTGGAATGGCTTCTCGTAAACAGATAAAAGATGGAATTACAGAATTATTAGGGAAAGAAAACTTTCGTCGCGGTGTAGTGATTCGTGAAGAAGAAGAGGAAGTACATATTGATATGTACATTATCGTAAGTTATGGTACGAAAATTTCAGAAGTAGCTTATAATGTGCAAACTAAAGTGAAATATCAACTAGAGCAAATGTTAGGGTTGGACGTTGATTCTGTGAACATTTTTGTACAAGGTGTCCGTGTAACAAACCCTTAA
- the fmt gene encoding methionyl-tRNA formyltransferase, producing the protein MKIVFMGTPDFSVPVLRQLLDDGHNVVACVTQPDRPKGRKKILTPPPVKVEAELHGIDVLQPEKIKEEAELKKLYAFEPDLIITAAFGQILPRELLDYPKHGCINVHASLLPKYRGGAPIHQSIIDGEKETGVTIMYMVEKLDAGDILTQTVVEIEETDHVGSLHNKLSAAGAKLLSETILPLISGEIKPIKQYDDEATFARNINREQEKIDWSKTGEEIYNQVRGLHPWPVAYTSLNGNVMKVWWATKESVSKNENPGTIIRIDEDGFVVATGNETSIKITDLQPSGKKRMLAEQFLRGTGSQIELGMQIGE; encoded by the coding sequence ATGAAAATTGTATTTATGGGAACTCCAGATTTTTCAGTTCCGGTATTAAGGCAGTTATTAGATGACGGACATAATGTAGTCGCTTGTGTGACACAACCTGATCGTCCAAAAGGTAGGAAGAAAATTCTCACTCCTCCTCCTGTTAAGGTTGAGGCAGAACTCCATGGTATTGATGTTCTTCAGCCTGAAAAAATTAAAGAAGAAGCAGAATTAAAGAAATTATATGCTTTCGAGCCAGATTTAATTATTACAGCTGCGTTTGGACAAATTTTACCAAGGGAATTGTTAGATTACCCAAAGCATGGTTGTATAAATGTCCATGCTTCCTTATTACCTAAATATCGTGGTGGGGCACCGATTCATCAATCTATCATTGACGGTGAAAAAGAAACGGGTGTGACGATTATGTATATGGTGGAAAAGCTTGATGCAGGTGATATTTTAACTCAAACAGTGGTAGAAATTGAGGAGACGGATCATGTCGGTTCATTACATAATAAATTGAGTGCAGCAGGAGCAAAGCTACTTTCTGAAACAATCTTACCTCTAATTTCAGGGGAGATTAAGCCAATTAAACAATATGATGATGAAGCAACATTTGCTAGAAATATTAATCGAGAACAGGAAAAAATTGATTGGTCGAAAACTGGAGAAGAAATTTATAACCAGGTTCGAGGTCTGCACCCATGGCCAGTTGCCTATACTTCGTTAAATGGAAATGTGATGAAGGTTTGGTGGGCGACGAAGGAATCAGTTTCTAAGAACGAAAATCCAGGAACGATTATTCGAATTGATGAGGACGGTTTTGTAGTGGCAACTGGTAATGAAACTTCAATCAAAATTACGGATCTTCAGCCATCAGGAAAAAAACGTATGTTAGCTGAGCAATTTTTACGTGGCACTGGTTCACAAATCGAATTAGGAATGCAAATAGGAGAATAG
- the sdaAA gene encoding L-serine ammonia-lyase, iron-sulfur-dependent, subunit alpha, whose product MFRNVAELVEIAENKNIPISEVMIEQEMSVTERSRDDILSQMERNLTVMEDAVERGIKEDVRSVSGLTGGDAVLLQRYIEKGNMLSNDTLLDAVSKAVATNEVNAAMGMICATPTAGSAGVVPGVLFGLKNKLKPSREQMIRFLFTSGAFGFVVANNASISGAAGGCQAEVGSATGMAAAAAVELAGGTPQQSAEAMAIALKNMLGLVCDPVAGLVEVPCVKRNAIGASIAIVAADMSLAGITSRIPCDEVIDAMYRIGETMPVALRETAQGGLAATPTGKALAEKIFGATQKENE is encoded by the coding sequence ATGTTTCGTAACGTAGCAGAGTTAGTTGAAATAGCAGAAAATAAAAATATACCTATATCTGAAGTTATGATAGAACAAGAAATGTCTGTTACAGAAAGAAGTCGTGACGATATCCTCTCTCAGATGGAACGGAATTTAACCGTTATGGAGGATGCAGTAGAAAGAGGTATAAAAGAGGATGTACGCTCCGTTTCGGGGTTAACTGGCGGGGATGCTGTTTTATTACAGCGTTATATTGAAAAAGGTAATATGCTTTCGAATGACACATTGTTAGATGCTGTCAGTAAAGCCGTAGCAACAAATGAAGTGAATGCAGCGATGGGAATGATTTGTGCAACACCAACTGCAGGGTCTGCAGGAGTCGTACCTGGTGTTCTATTTGGGTTAAAAAATAAATTAAAACCTTCGCGCGAACAGATGATACGATTTTTGTTTACGTCAGGTGCCTTTGGGTTTGTTGTAGCAAACAACGCTTCTATTTCAGGAGCTGCCGGTGGGTGTCAGGCGGAGGTTGGTTCTGCTACGGGTATGGCTGCAGCAGCGGCTGTTGAGCTTGCAGGTGGAACTCCGCAACAATCCGCAGAAGCGATGGCGATTGCGTTGAAAAATATGCTTGGCTTAGTATGTGACCCGGTAGCTGGTCTCGTGGAGGTACCATGTGTAAAACGAAATGCGATTGGCGCATCGATTGCTATTGTTGCTGCTGATATGTCATTAGCAGGTATAACAAGTAGAATTCCGTGTGATGAAGTAATTGATGCAATGTATCGAATTGGTGAAACAATGCCAGTTGCTTTAAGAGAAACTGCCCAAGGAGGTCTTGCGGCGACACCGACAGGAAAAGCATTAGCTGAAAAGATCTTCGGTGCAACGCAAAAGGAAAATGAATAG
- a CDS encoding Stp1/IreP family PP2C-type Ser/Thr phosphatase: MQFAFKTDVGQIRPHNEDNGGIFEHENGSILAVVADGMGGHQAGDVASQMTSELLEGRWKSTTSIQTPVEAEKWLYERINEVNQTLYSHAKGNAECEGMGTTLVAAVCTEQFISIGHIGDSRGYLLNDNGYAQKTEDHSLVNELVRTGQISDEEAENHPRKNVLLRALGTETDIKVDVTTINWEEGNYLLLCSDGLSNKISDDEMSELIAKEETIDEKVNQLIKLANKRGGEDNITVALVHFNEPKEAR, encoded by the coding sequence ATGCAATTTGCTTTTAAAACAGATGTGGGTCAAATTAGACCCCATAATGAAGATAACGGTGGTATTTTTGAACATGAAAATGGTTCAATATTAGCGGTTGTTGCTGATGGTATGGGTGGACATCAAGCAGGTGATGTAGCGAGTCAAATGACAAGTGAATTACTCGAAGGTAGATGGAAGAGTACTACATCGATACAAACTCCAGTGGAAGCAGAAAAATGGCTATACGAAAGAATAAACGAAGTAAACCAAACTTTATACTCCCACGCAAAAGGTAATGCAGAATGTGAAGGTATGGGGACTACACTAGTGGCAGCTGTATGTACGGAGCAATTTATTTCAATAGGCCATATAGGCGATTCTCGTGGTTATTTATTAAATGATAATGGATATGCGCAGAAAACAGAAGACCATTCGTTAGTAAATGAACTCGTACGTACAGGGCAAATTTCAGATGAAGAAGCTGAAAATCATCCTAGAAAAAACGTATTATTACGCGCGCTTGGTACAGAAACAGATATAAAAGTCGATGTTACAACGATAAATTGGGAAGAGGGAAACTATCTTCTTTTATGCTCTGATGGTCTTTCTAATAAAATATCAGATGATGAAATGTCTGAATTGATAGCGAAGGAAGAAACGATTGATGAAAAAGTGAATCAGCTCATTAAACTAGCCAATAAACGAGGTGGCGAGGACAATATAACCGTAGCCCTTGTCCATTTTAACGAGCCAAAAGAAGCTAGGTGA
- the rsmB gene encoding 16S rRNA (cytosine(967)-C(5))-methyltransferase RsmB → MAKKSVRDIALEILLQIEKNQAYSNLLLNQRVKKELISERDIGLLTEIIYGTIQRRDTLDYYLTPFVKKGLNKLEQWVLVLLRLSLYQMIYLDRVPEHAILNEAVTIAKKRGHQGISGMVNGVLRSIQRSGVPSIELIKDEMDKLAIETSHPRWLIERWVKEFGYEDAKKMAEMNLIPPSVTIRVNQVKSTVEEAVKRLTDEGLIVTKGDLSQDAIKVTKGYVPSSYSFIKGFVTIQDESSMLVARALDPQPGMNVLDCCAAPGGKTTHLAERMENEGQVTGLDLHSHKVKLIKEQQDRLELSNIEAKALDARKVQEEYENESFDCILVDAPCSGLGVIRRKPDLKWTKTQNDIEGITSIQKSILQSVAPLLKKGGRIVYSTCTVDRVENEDVVNNFLSQNDEFSLDESMGERLPQEILTSKRYQPGMLTILPQDFGTDGFFISVMKKQ, encoded by the coding sequence ATGGCAAAAAAAAGTGTACGAGACATCGCATTAGAGATATTATTACAAATCGAGAAAAATCAAGCATACAGTAACCTTCTTTTAAATCAACGAGTGAAAAAGGAATTAATTTCTGAACGTGATATTGGTTTATTGACAGAAATCATATATGGAACGATCCAGAGACGAGATACGCTAGATTACTATCTCACACCCTTTGTAAAAAAAGGTTTAAATAAGCTTGAACAATGGGTGCTAGTATTATTGAGATTATCATTGTATCAAATGATTTATTTGGATCGTGTTCCTGAACATGCAATCTTAAATGAGGCAGTTACAATTGCTAAAAAGCGCGGCCATCAAGGGATATCAGGGATGGTAAATGGAGTTTTGCGTAGTATTCAAAGAAGTGGTGTACCATCAATAGAGTTAATCAAAGATGAGATGGACAAATTGGCGATTGAAACAAGTCACCCTAGGTGGTTGATAGAGAGATGGGTGAAGGAATTTGGTTATGAGGATGCAAAGAAAATGGCAGAAATGAATTTAATTCCACCATCGGTAACTATTCGAGTTAATCAAGTTAAGAGTACAGTCGAGGAAGCAGTAAAGCGACTAACCGATGAGGGGTTAATAGTAACAAAGGGAGACCTTTCTCAAGATGCTATTAAGGTTACAAAAGGGTATGTACCTTCTTCGTATAGCTTTATTAAAGGGTTTGTTACAATTCAAGACGAGAGCTCGATGCTTGTAGCGAGAGCATTAGACCCACAACCTGGAATGAATGTCCTTGATTGTTGTGCTGCCCCTGGAGGGAAAACTACTCACTTAGCTGAAAGGATGGAAAATGAAGGACAAGTAACAGGATTAGATTTGCACTCTCATAAAGTAAAGCTTATAAAAGAGCAACAAGACCGATTGGAGTTATCGAATATTGAAGCCAAGGCGCTAGATGCTAGAAAGGTACAAGAAGAGTATGAAAATGAAAGTTTTGATTGTATTCTTGTTGATGCCCCATGTTCTGGTCTAGGTGTTATTCGAAGAAAACCGGATTTAAAATGGACAAAAACTCAGAATGATATTGAAGGAATTACTAGTATTCAAAAAAGTATTTTACAATCTGTCGCTCCATTACTTAAAAAGGGAGGACGAATTGTCTATAGTACTTGTACAGTAGATCGGGTTGAGAATGAAGATGTAGTTAACAACTTTTTAAGTCAAAATGATGAATTTTCACTTGATGAATCGATGGGTGAGCGTTTACCACAAGAAATATTGACATCTAAACGATATCAACCAGGTATGCTTACGATATTACCACAGGATTTTGGAACAGATGGTTTTTTCATTTCCGTTATGAAAAAGCAATAA
- the rpmB gene encoding 50S ribosomal protein L28 has product MARKCVITGRKARTGNQRSHALNKTKRRWGANVQKVRIMVDGKPKRVYVSARALKSGKVERV; this is encoded by the coding sequence ATGGCTCGCAAATGTGTTATTACTGGTCGTAAAGCGCGCACAGGAAATCAGCGTTCACACGCGTTGAATAAAACTAAGCGCCGTTGGGGTGCGAACGTTCAGAAAGTACGTATCATGGTTGACGGTAAACCAAAACGTGTATACGTATCTGCTCGTGCATTAAAGTCTGGCAAAGTAGAGCGCGTTTAA
- the rpe gene encoding ribulose-phosphate 3-epimerase — protein sequence MVKIAPSILSADFSKLGDEIKEVEQGGADYIHVDVMDGHFVPNITIGPLIVDAIRPITTLPLDVHLMIENPDLYIPQFAKAGADIITVHVEACNHLHRTVHLIKEQGVKAGVVLNPATPVDTIQHIIDDVDMVLLMTVNPGFGGQSFIESVIPKIRAVSEMAKSKGLSIDIEIDGGVNAETARRCVEAGANVLVAGSAIYSQKDRTAAIKAIRGN from the coding sequence ATGGTTAAAATAGCACCATCAATATTATCAGCAGATTTTTCAAAGCTAGGGGATGAAATTAAGGAAGTAGAACAAGGAGGGGCGGATTATATCCATGTTGATGTTATGGATGGACACTTTGTTCCAAACATTACAATTGGACCATTAATCGTTGATGCGATTCGTCCAATTACTACTTTACCTTTAGATGTTCATTTAATGATTGAAAATCCAGATTTATATATTCCACAATTTGCGAAAGCAGGAGCAGATATAATTACTGTTCATGTAGAGGCTTGTAATCACTTGCATCGTACAGTTCATTTAATCAAGGAACAAGGAGTGAAAGCTGGTGTTGTGTTAAATCCTGCGACACCTGTTGATACGATTCAACATATCATTGATGATGTTGATATGGTACTGTTAATGACGGTCAATCCAGGCTTTGGTGGACAGTCATTTATCGAAAGTGTTATTCCGAAAATTAGAGCAGTTTCAGAAATGGCAAAATCTAAAGGGCTATCTATCGATATAGAAATTGATGGAGGAGTTAACGCTGAAACAGCAAGACGATGTGTTGAGGCAGGTGCAAATGTACTTGTTGCAGGGTCAGCAATATATAGCCAAAAAGACAGAACAGCTGCAATAAAGGCTATTAGAGGAAATTAG